The DNA sequence ATTTGAAGTTTTAAGAGTAAATAATCATTTGGTATCGcaaaaatttatgattttaataaaataaattttaaatatgcaAATGATAAAATGACACTTTAAAAAAGAAATCCGCTACCATGTGTACAATGAGCTATTTACTTGatccaatatgagttaaaaaatgaacatctaagataaaatactattaatttctcaaacacaatacatccatactatccagaataaccatccaggTATCatggataataaacatctgatatcctactgaatcgaacatccATATActcctattgtacacattgtataaatactcTATTAGCTCCCTAGCTATACTTCCTCTTTAGGCACTATATTTTATGATTGCACTAGATTGCGGTGAACGGCGACGGTGAACGGCAATGGTGGAGAGGTTCAGATATGAAGGGTTGGGTGTTCAGCCAGTAGATGTTTTGGTAGGAAGAGAAGACTGATGGGAAAGGGAAGAGGTGTTTTGTTCAGCCTTGATTTTggataaaattttcaaattaagtgAAATTTAGAACGAATGGAAACAGAAACTGGCAGAAATTTGCAGGGACGGTGGAGACGATAGAAattaggagaaggagaagaagagataaAATAACCTCGTTGAGTGTTGATCACAACTACAAGTAGTCGCAGATAGCGTGATGaggattatttattttaattttattttaattttaataaacaaaaatgtTTAACCATAATTAATCATATATGATTAAAGTATATACGTATTCGTATttgtatacaaataatatttaatatacttttaaaatacattaaattttaagattttaaaattatttaattattaattgactAGGATTAATAATGCCACATGTCTATATTATATTGGTCCACATATATAGAGTATGAGTTTTAGCACAAATATTGGGATATGAGAGCAATCaccatttatttttattaaaatcgtAATATTTCATATGTAACAAGGCATCAAGTTTTATTGCTGAACAAGTATTCTCATTGATTTACAATGGACTCGAGTGATTTTCCTAATAaagatttattaaatattaattatagctTGTAGTCAACGAAGGTGATACCGTTAAACCAGGTCATAAGGTAGCTATTATTTCAACTTCTGCTAAAGTGATAGAGCAAGATTCGTTGTTATCGTCGTcttcgtcgtcttcttcttcatcttcatctgagAGTGAATTTGAGGAAGATTCTCCTCAACCAAGCCAAAAGATCATTGAGAAGAAGAAAGCACCTAATATTGAGGCCACACCTAAAAGAATTGAGACTTCAATTACCACTGCTCCACAACTTCCACCCAAAAAAGGAGAAAGACGAGTAAGTGatcattattcttattattaagaGTAAAATCCTTTTtagttcctatttttttttttttttgtaatttaaacAACTTGTATCTTAACgattaaaaaatgataatttgctctttattctttctcttttattaGAGTATGAGTCTTTCTACAAGAATTTCTAATAAAAAGTGATAGAAAATGTGTATGTGTGAAGTTAGTTTTATGATTTGGCCTTTATCTAACATACATGGAGGATAACCATTTAATTGGGATATCGTTTTGGTTATTACGTGAGAGTTAAACAGTCCAAATTAAATAGTTATTATTCATgtataattaataaaaactacGTACATTATACAAGTTATGTcacacataaatattttttatattttttgttggaaattctcataaaaaaaaactcatgcgtctaataaagaaaaagaatacatAGTTAAGACATGGGttgtctaaattaaaaaaaaaatagaaaacaaaaaggaGTTTTACTCTATTATTAAAGTCTTCTTTAGTAAGTGTCTCATGGAAGAATTGATAGATATATACAAGAGCATTTCACAAGGATAATATTATGATAAGAGTGAAGTTGGATAAAGAATGAAAATTGTTTGttttaaaagaatattaaaaaaaataaaaagcacatTCTTCTTAGtcaaacaaataaattaatttatgtgATTCAAGTTTCAGTATCTATATATTTCATGATATTTGTAGTGATGTCCTCCTTCGTGGTTAAAGGTTCCCATGACAAGACTTCGAAAGCGAGTTATGACACGGTTGAAGGATTCACAAAACACATATGCAATGCTAACAACTTTCAATGAACTTGACATgtgagttttatttattttttatgcaacTTTAAACTCCAAGGTTGTATTTTGTTAGTGTTTCAGAGATAAGAAAGAAcagaaataattatatttttgatatttttttatgtaaaagtcttttgtaaataaaaaaagaaatataaattgttaTATTGTAATTCTAATTTCCTTtagagttaatatttaatttagttcCTGAATTTGCACGCGAGTCTCAATTTAGTCCTTAaagttttaattatttctatttaattCCTAAATTTTATAAACGTGCCTTACATTAGTTTCTGAGAcgatttttagttaaaaaatattaatggagCATTGAAATGGAAAATCAAATGCATtctaaaatatgtaaaataatgtAGTTTTTGTTTTGGCATTCAAATAGCTCAAAAATAATGTCACATTACTTGTTTTGTTAGGTAAAGTTTCAATAAACACCACTTATTAGGTTGTTTTTTGGTTATTTGAATGTCAAAACTAAAACGACATCATTTTACAAAGTCTAGTATGACATCCGTCTGTCCATGACAGCATTCTATTAACGcgtatatattaaaaattgtttCAAGGACTAACATGAGTCATATTCGCAAAATTTGGGGACTAAATAAAGGCAATTGAAActttagagactaaattaaagCTCCTATACAAATTCAATGACCAAATTGAATATTATCTCTTTGCTTTATCTTGTCTCGTTTTGCCCTCAATCTAATAATCAATTAGGTGTTAGTTTTGTTAATTAACCATAAAATTTTACTAAAACTCAAAGGAAAATACTTGGACCAAACTCTTCTGTTCCATTATTTGTTAAGAATAACATTATACCTACGCTACCCTcactgttgtttttttttttttcctcttgatGTTAGGACTAATCTGATGAAGCTTCGTTCTGATTACAAGGAAGTATTTGTTGAAAAGCATGGAGTCAAATTGGGACTTATGTCTTGTTTTATCAAAGTATGTTTATCAAATTACTCAGAGTGACTATTTGCTTTTGAAAATTCTTGTGTATTTTAAGATCAACCACCACcactcattttattttaaattagaaattagattcaaaaaaattaaaatgagttatttaaattaatttaaaacacaGATTAAATATGCATGACCATGCAAGAACTTTTATATCTATTACAGGCTGCTATTAGTGCACTCCAACATCAGCCAATTGTAAATGCAGTCATTGATGGTGATGATATTGTATACAGAGATTATATAGATATCAGTGTAGCTGTTGCTACTGCAAAGGTTTGTATTAATTAACCTTTTCTGTTACTTTTATTAAGTAGAGAAACTTTAATGGTTCTATAATTTGTAGAAGGATAAAAATACTGGTACTGAtaactgataaaaaaaattattatttctatacataaatatttaaaatatggtgaaaactcagatgcagtcaactttacgtgaagttgatagttgagagccgttagatgaaaatttagtcaaatcagtcaaatcatctaacggctcttagttatcaacttcacgtgaagtcgactgcacctaaaTTTTCACCTTAAAGTATTGATAAAattatttgaaacttaaaaaattatctaaaattttaaaattacttttttaatctaaattattcCACTCCTAAATCCCCAACTATTTGCTACTATCATCTCAATTTTtaacatcaattttttttttcatccaaCTCTCATCTcaaattaccaccaccaccactactgaGGATTGAGACGGTGATGGTGAATGGTAAAAAATTTGGGATGAGgtaaattagattaaaaaaaatagtttaaaaattttgaataatttttttagaatttgggAATTTTTGTCAACGGAAATCTATCTTTCATAAATATAAAGTCATTTTCGAATTTTTGTAAGTAGATTTGTCGGCGCTTTAAatatttatggataaaaatagtaatttatttaAGGGAAAAAAAACGTTCATACATTGTATAAAGTTAATTATGCATTACTAGCAATTTTCCTTCCCAGGGACTTGTTGTGCCAGTTATCCGCAATGCTGAGAAAATGGAGTTAGCAgagatagaaaatcaaattagCTGTTTTGGAAAGAAGGCAAACAATGGAACTTTATCAATTGATGAGATGGTTGGAGGCACACTTACAATATCCAATGGTGGTGTTTATGGGAGCCTCTTGAGTACCCCTATT is a window from the Arachis hypogaea cultivar Tifrunner chromosome 1, arahy.Tifrunner.gnm2.J5K5, whole genome shotgun sequence genome containing:
- the LOC112751820 gene encoding dihydrolipoyllysine-residue succinyltransferase component of 2-oxoglutarate dehydrogenase complex 2, mitochondrial-like produces the protein MTRLRKRVMTRLKDSQNTYAMLTTFNELDMTNLMKLRSDYKEVFVEKHGVKLGLMSCFIKAAISALQHQPIVNAVIDGDDIVYRDYIDISVAVATAKGLVVPVIRNAEKMELAEIENQISCFGKKANNGTLSIDEMVGGTLTISNGGVYGSLLSTPIINPPQSAILGMHSIMSRPMMVGGNIVPRPMMYIALTYDHRIIDGREAVYFLRHIKDIVEDPRRLLLDL